The proteins below come from a single Elusimicrobiaceae bacterium genomic window:
- a CDS encoding glycoside hydrolase family 3 protein, whose amino-acid sequence MKPTRIVFPGFWFGQSDINLAKEQAKRGVGGFCVYGATAAQTKNFIDTVREASPYDHLLICADIEEDLSEVVTDAPTLPSNAELGKNADTEGAYRKGLISARMARSIGIDWLLAPVVDVGYQSPAFCETPMLVARMSGDYVAGVSNGGLLNCVKYFPGVSGFLKTLAQMEDAEFVPYKHMFRRADAVMPSDMVFANIDPANRAMMSENIIKDLLKKRLNYKGCVIGAPLYKSRIKNESAAALKMINCGVEMIMAPREANAILEMVEREFDKGTIVDAVIRSISSLEMFTSKVTSFAMTAFSQQETFEQAKNFRKQK is encoded by the coding sequence GCAGGCAAAGCGCGGAGTGGGTGGCTTTTGTGTATATGGGGCAACGGCCGCTCAAACGAAAAATTTTATTGATACGGTAAGGGAGGCCTCCCCCTATGACCACCTTTTAATTTGTGCTGACATAGAGGAAGATTTGTCTGAAGTAGTGACCGATGCCCCCACCCTTCCCAGCAATGCTGAGTTGGGGAAAAATGCCGATACGGAGGGCGCCTACCGCAAAGGGCTTATTAGTGCGCGTATGGCTCGTAGTATAGGGATAGATTGGCTTTTAGCTCCGGTTGTGGACGTAGGATATCAAAGCCCCGCTTTTTGTGAAACACCGATGTTGGTGGCTCGTATGTCAGGCGATTATGTGGCCGGCGTATCCAATGGCGGTTTGCTAAATTGTGTGAAATACTTTCCGGGTGTTAGCGGATTTTTAAAAACATTGGCCCAAATGGAAGATGCGGAATTTGTGCCGTATAAGCATATGTTTAGGCGTGCAGATGCCGTAATGCCCTCTGATATGGTTTTTGCTAATATTGACCCGGCCAATAGAGCCATGATGTCTGAAAACATTATCAAAGATCTTTTGAAAAAACGTTTAAATTACAAAGGATGTGTAATCGGGGCGCCGTTGTATAAGAGCCGTATTAAAAATGAATCCGCCGCCGCGCTTAAGATGATTAACTGTGGTGTGGAGATGATTATGGCCCCGCGTGAGGCCAATGCCATATTGGAGATGGTGGAAAGAGAATTTGATAAGGGCACGATTGTTGATGCGGTGATACGTTCTATTTCCAGTTTGGAGATGTTTACCAGCAAAGTGACCAGTTTTGCCATGACGGCTTTTTCTCAACAAGAAACTTTTGAACAGGCTAAAAACTTTAGAAAACAAAAATAA
- the lpxI gene encoding UDP-2,3-diacylglucosamine diphosphatase LpxI (LpxI, functionally equivalent to LpxH, replaces it in LPS biosynthesis in a minority of bacteria.): protein MKNNKLGIIAGEGKMPVYIAREATEKGVEVFVLAIKANAREADFQGAATVFKEMRIGQLGAAIKFFQENQVTQIIMAGRVQHSTIFKNLMPDLRGAKFLASLKSMQTSYLLSKIMDEFKKEGLEFINSAQYLQHYMPKKGLLSHRKPSQEELQTVEYGYKIAKGIADLDIGLTCVVSQSAVIAVEGMEGTDNCIRRAGELYKNSAEKSSSVAVVKVARSAQDNRFDLPVVGKGTIESVVQAGFKVLAFEAEKTLVLDLEEVVALANQHHLCLMAI from the coding sequence ATGAAGAATAACAAACTGGGCATCATTGCCGGCGAAGGCAAGATGCCCGTTTATATCGCCCGCGAAGCGACGGAAAAAGGTGTAGAAGTTTTCGTCCTCGCCATTAAAGCAAACGCCCGAGAAGCAGATTTTCAGGGTGCGGCGACTGTTTTCAAAGAAATGCGCATCGGCCAATTGGGGGCTGCCATTAAGTTCTTTCAAGAGAATCAGGTGACCCAAATTATTATGGCAGGACGTGTGCAACATAGCACTATTTTTAAAAATTTAATGCCTGATTTGCGTGGGGCCAAGTTCTTAGCCTCGCTCAAATCTATGCAAACCAGCTATCTCTTATCCAAAATCATGGATGAGTTTAAAAAAGAAGGATTGGAGTTTATCAATTCTGCCCAATACTTGCAGCATTATATGCCCAAGAAAGGGCTTCTTTCGCACCGAAAACCAAGCCAAGAAGAACTACAAACCGTTGAATATGGCTATAAGATCGCCAAAGGTATCGCCGATTTGGACATCGGCCTTACTTGTGTAGTCAGTCAGAGTGCGGTTATTGCCGTGGAAGGTATGGAAGGGACGGATAATTGCATCCGTCGTGCGGGAGAATTGTATAAAAACTCCGCCGAAAAAAGTTCCAGCGTAGCGGTGGTAAAAGTGGCACGTTCTGCACAAGACAACCGCTTTGATTTACCCGTTGTAGGCAAAGGAACTATAGAATCTGTCGTACAGGCAGGTTTTAAAGTGCTTGCTTTTGAGGCTGAAAAAACATTGGTCTTGGATTTAGAGGAAGTTGTCGCGTTAGCTAATCAACATCATCTGTGTTTAATGGCTATTTAG
- the lpxA gene encoding acyl-ACP--UDP-N-acetylglucosamine O-acyltransferase, with product MSDNLIHPTAIIDPSAKIDPSTVIGPYTVIGPRVTIGKDNRIGPFCIIENTVMGDGNELIGHATIGVKPQDLSYDDSMQSMVEMGNGNKIRECVTIHRSTKLDVPTRIGNNCLLMANSHVAHDCQLGNNIILGNCTGVAGHVQIADRAIASGLVGVHQFVRIGRQSMISGGSMTVLDIPPYCTAQGERARLVGLNVIGMRRAGMSRDEIMAVKRAFKTLFRSKMLLKDAIAQLEAENPIPPVQEMLDFCKNTQRGIASVRCKNSDSDEE from the coding sequence ATGTCTGACAACCTCATTCATCCCACCGCTATCATTGACCCTAGCGCTAAGATTGATCCTTCCACTGTGATAGGTCCGTATACTGTTATCGGGCCGAGAGTCACTATCGGAAAGGACAACCGCATTGGGCCGTTCTGTATTATTGAAAATACAGTTATGGGCGATGGCAATGAACTTATTGGACACGCTACTATCGGCGTGAAGCCGCAGGATTTATCCTACGACGATTCCATGCAAAGCATGGTAGAAATGGGAAATGGCAATAAAATTCGCGAATGCGTCACCATTCACCGCTCTACCAAATTAGATGTACCTACCCGCATTGGGAATAATTGTCTGTTGATGGCCAATTCCCATGTGGCGCATGATTGCCAACTAGGCAATAATATTATCTTGGGCAACTGTACCGGTGTAGCCGGTCACGTACAAATTGCCGATAGAGCCATTGCTTCCGGCTTAGTAGGAGTGCACCAATTTGTACGTATCGGCAGACAATCCATGATTTCCGGCGGTTCTATGACCGTACTTGATATTCCGCCCTATTGTACGGCTCAGGGAGAGCGTGCCCGTTTGGTGGGTTTAAACGTCATCGGCATGCGCAGAGCCGGCATGAGCAGAGATGAAATTATGGCAGTTAAACGCGCCTTTAAGACGCTTTTCCGCTCTAAAATGTTGCTCAAAGATGCTATTGCCCAATTGGAAGCAGAAAATCCTATTCCTCCTGTACAGGAAATGCTGGATTTCTGCAAAAACACCCAGCGTGGCATCGCTTCTGTGAGATGCAAAAATAGTGACTCTGATGAAGAATAA
- the fabZ gene encoding 3-hydroxyacyl-ACP dehydratase FabZ, with protein sequence MSKVEDKSLLPLLSMPVQRIMDIDEIKQNIPHREPFLLVNEIRISEEGKSCIGIYKVTGEEYFFKGHFPQKPIMPGVLVLESISQAFGGAMMPHVNKTGKGIPLFLGVENAKFRGMVVPGDTLEMPIQVLRLGKLSRIFAQAYVNGKLCVEANLMFILGENLHV encoded by the coding sequence ATGAGCAAAGTAGAAGATAAGTCTTTGTTGCCGTTGTTATCTATGCCGGTGCAAAGAATCATGGATATTGATGAAATCAAGCAAAATATTCCTCACAGAGAGCCTTTTCTTTTAGTTAATGAAATTCGTATATCAGAAGAAGGAAAAAGTTGTATCGGAATTTACAAAGTGACGGGAGAAGAATATTTTTTCAAAGGACATTTTCCGCAAAAGCCAATTATGCCCGGAGTATTGGTATTGGAAAGCATATCCCAAGCCTTTGGCGGAGCCATGATGCCTCACGTCAACAAAACAGGTAAAGGAATCCCCTTGTTTTTAGGCGTTGAAAACGCTAAATTTAGAGGGATGGTCGTGCCTGGTGACACTTTAGAAATGCCCATACAGGTGCTAAGACTTGGCAAGCTTTCGCGTATTTTCGCGCAAGCGTACGTCAACGGAAAGCTCTGTGTAGAGGCGAACCTGATGTTTATCTTAGGAGAAAACCTACATGTCTGA
- the lpxC gene encoding UDP-3-O-[3-hydroxymyristoyl] N-acetylglucosamine deacetylase has protein sequence MRKTILNTVSVKGVGLHTGAPSTMTFKPAEDGIHFVRIDIAGSEPIKADLDHVGSTLRGTNLKNSTAEVWTVEHVLSTLSALGITDVLVEMDGPEPPITDGSANVYAQHLQQAGIRELAGDLPTFTLKQPLTYSYGPIFYSAEPSDKLTVTFVYEHKHPLVGRQEYTIELNTQNYMEQIASARTFGFEEELAFLKAHGLAKGGNLENAIVIGKEKYLNELRFANELVRHKILDLVGDFSLIGKRLPPLKITCRMGGHKHNVLFGRLLVANSEAK, from the coding sequence ATGAGAAAAACCATTTTAAATACTGTTAGTGTAAAAGGAGTGGGCTTGCACACAGGTGCGCCCTCTACCATGACTTTTAAACCGGCTGAAGACGGCATTCATTTTGTCCGTATAGATATTGCCGGCTCTGAGCCGATTAAGGCAGATTTAGATCATGTAGGATCTACCCTGCGAGGAACAAACTTAAAAAACTCCACCGCAGAAGTATGGACGGTGGAGCATGTCCTTTCCACCTTAAGTGCATTGGGCATTACCGATGTTCTGGTAGAAATGGACGGCCCCGAACCGCCGATTACGGACGGCTCTGCCAATGTATATGCCCAACATTTACAACAGGCCGGTATCCGCGAATTAGCGGGAGATTTGCCTACATTCACTCTTAAACAACCTCTCACCTATTCCTATGGCCCTATTTTCTATAGTGCAGAGCCTTCCGACAAACTGACCGTCACGTTTGTCTATGAACATAAGCATCCGTTGGTTGGCCGCCAAGAATATACCATAGAGTTAAATACCCAAAATTATATGGAACAAATCGCTTCTGCGCGCACCTTTGGGTTTGAAGAAGAATTGGCTTTCTTAAAAGCACATGGCTTGGCTAAAGGCGGCAATTTGGAGAATGCCATCGTGATTGGCAAAGAAAAATATTTAAACGAATTGCGTTTTGCCAACGAATTGGTCCGCCATAAAATTTTAGATTTAGTAGGAGATTTTAGTTTAATCGGCAAACGATTACCTCCGCTAAAAATTACGTGCCGCATGGGAGGGCACAAGCATAATGTGCTATTCGGACGGTTGTTAGTAGCAAACTCGGAGGCTAAATGA
- the lpxD gene encoding UDP-3-O-(3-hydroxymyristoyl)glucosamine N-acyltransferase, whose translation MEITLKEVSKITGAELVGDENFTIRHICDLTAPQADGICYLVSIEKVAVPPHFTTGAIILPEAAKGLPLPIKTNFLFAKNPEWAFNLLVQYWDAQTPKHTAGIHPTAVISPSAKLGNNVSVGAYSVIEDDVVIADNTVIFPQVYVGKRTQIGQNCILYPQVVVREDCVLKNHVILQPGAKIGNDGFGFMFHEGRHHKVPQIGNVILEDDVEIQANSCVDRAKLAHTVVGANTKVDNLVQIAHNVKVGQSCIMCAQVGVAGTTSIGNGVIAAGQVGIMGHLKIGSGIQIGAKSGVMDNLEDGKSYFGTPARPMKETLKILAIEGKLPEIYKDLKLIKKAVEK comes from the coding sequence ATGGAAATCACACTTAAAGAAGTATCTAAAATTACCGGAGCAGAGTTGGTAGGCGATGAAAATTTTACCATTAGACACATTTGCGATTTAACCGCCCCGCAAGCAGACGGTATTTGCTATTTGGTCAGCATTGAGAAAGTGGCTGTCCCCCCCCATTTTACCACCGGCGCCATTATCCTGCCCGAAGCAGCCAAAGGGTTGCCTTTACCTATCAAAACCAATTTCTTGTTTGCCAAAAATCCGGAGTGGGCTTTCAATTTATTAGTTCAATATTGGGACGCACAAACCCCCAAACATACGGCCGGCATTCATCCCACCGCCGTTATCAGCCCATCTGCCAAATTGGGAAACAATGTATCCGTAGGTGCTTACAGCGTGATTGAAGATGATGTAGTCATCGCAGATAATACGGTCATTTTTCCGCAAGTATATGTAGGAAAGCGCACCCAAATCGGACAAAATTGTATTTTATATCCGCAAGTTGTTGTGCGCGAAGACTGCGTGCTTAAAAACCATGTTATTTTGCAACCGGGTGCCAAAATAGGTAATGACGGCTTCGGATTTATGTTCCACGAAGGGCGTCACCACAAAGTGCCGCAAATCGGCAATGTGATTTTGGAAGATGATGTAGAAATCCAAGCTAACAGTTGTGTAGACCGCGCCAAATTAGCACATACAGTAGTTGGAGCCAACACAAAAGTGGACAACTTAGTTCAAATTGCACATAATGTAAAGGTGGGGCAAAGTTGTATTATGTGCGCCCAAGTAGGTGTGGCCGGTACCACTTCCATCGGCAATGGTGTGATAGCCGCAGGCCAAGTGGGTATTATGGGCCATTTAAAAATCGGAAGTGGCATTCAAATCGGCGCCAAGTCCGGCGTGATGGATAATTTGGAAGATGGAAAATCTTATTTTGGCACGCCTGCACGCCCGATGAAAGAAACCCTCAAAATTTTGGCCATTGAGGGAAAATTGCCCGAAATTTACAAAGATTTGAAACTCATTAAAAAGGCTGTGGAAAAATAA